The Chloracidobacterium sp. DNA segment GCGGCGGCGCTCGTCTCGGCGTTGGTCGTCGGCGTGACGGGCGCGATTGCGGCGCTGGGTGATACGCTGTTTCCGGCAAGCTCGCTGGCGCAGGGTATCCGGGAAGAATTTTCAAGCCTTTCACACTTCACGGTTCGGTTGCGGTGGTTGCATCCCGTCGCGGCGCTGGCGGCGAGCGCTGTCATCGTGGCGGTGGCGGTCAAACTCCGCTCATCCGTAACAACCACCCGCGCCGCAAATGCCGTCGTCGCCATCGTCAGCGCGCAGTTCGCGCTGGGCGTCATCAACGTTTGGCTGCTTGCTCCGATCTGGATGCAGCTTGTTCACCTGTTTTTCGCCGATGCGCTGTGGGTGGCGCTCGTGTGGCTGGCGGCGACGGCGCTGGCCGACGCCACCGAACCCGTGCCCCTATCGGCCGAGCCGACTTACGCCACGGTATGACCCCCTTTCACTTAGCTTTTCCAGTGACGGATTTGGCCGCGACACGGCGCTTCTACGTTGACTTGCTTGGCTGTCGCGTCGGACGCGAAAGCGACGACTGGATTGATTTCGATTTCTGGGGTCACCAGATTACGGCGCACCGCGTCGCCGGTCCTCTCGGCGTCGCCGGACGCAACGCAGTGGACGGCAAGACGATTCCCATTCCCCACTTCGGCGTCGTGTTGTCGTGGGAGGCGTTTCACGCGCTGGCTGAACGACTGACGCAGGCGCAGGTCACGTTCATTGTACCGCCCTACATCCGTTTCGCCGGACAAGCGGGGGAACAGGCGACGATGTTTTTCCAAGATCCGTCAGGCAACCATCTGGAGTTCAAAGCCTTCCGTAACACGGCCGACTTATTTGCACGCTAACATCTCGGCAAACTGAAAAACTAAAACCACCGTAAGAAACTTCCCTCGGCGTCGGCGCGTACTGCGCTACAAACAGGTTGCCTAGTGCTACCTCACATCCCTGCAAAGGAGCTTCGTGCATGCTTCGTCGTTTGTCTTGGCCGGTGTTTGTACCGGCGATTTTGGTCGTTTTGATGTCATCCGCCGGTCTGCGCGCAGCGGCGGGGTCGCCTTCCGGCGACAAACCCACTTTGGAAGCCGTCGTGGCGCAGATCGTCAAAGCGCAGGGCGGCGAAAAGCTCAAGAGCGTCAAATCATCCAAGGCCACTGGGAAAGTGGTTATCGGCGGCGGTCAGGCGGAAGGCAAACTGACCATCGTGCTGGCCCGCCCCAATAAGATGCGCCAAGAAATCGACTTGGGCGGCGCAAAATTGGTACAGGCATACGACGGTACGACCGTCTGGCAAATCAACCCCTTCACCGGCTCGAGCAAGCCTGAAAAAGTGAGCGGTGAGGAAGCCGACAGCCTCATTGAGTCGGCCGATCTGGACGGCCCCTTCATTGATTCGGAAAAGAAGGGCTACAAGTTGGCGCTGGGGGAAGACGAAGAAATTGACGGGACGCCTGTTCACGTTGTCAAAGTCACCAACAAGCGCGGGGAAACCGACACTTACTACGTGGACGCCGCCACGGGTCTTATCCTCAAGACGCGGGGCAAAGAAAAAATGCAGGGCGCCGAAGTCGAGATGGAGACAGTGTTCTCCAACTATAAGGAAGTCAACGGCATTATGACGGCTCATGCAGTTGACCGCTTGATTGACGGGCGGCCGTTCATACAAATCGTCCTTGAACGTCTTGAATACGACGTGGCGGTTGACGACGCCATGTTCTCAATGCCGGAATAGCCCCCCGAAAACGGCATTCATTGGATGTGAGCCGGCGGCGATGGTCGTCGGCTCACGTCTTTGCAGGCTTTTCGTCACTGCCTTCCAAAATTCTCCAGAAGATCACCTCAAGAAACAGTTATGTTCGTTTGGAAGCCACATGCTTTGGCGGCCCTTGGATGGTGCTGCCTGTTGTTAATATTTGGAACGGCGCAGGAGCGCCCCGCCGCTCCCCCTGCCGCAACGACCAAGACGGCGGCGCCGCCGAAGTTGGATTCGTCTATGCTAGGCGCCTGGACGGCGCGGGCGATCGGCCCAGCGACCATGAGCGGCCGCATTGCGGCGCTCGATGTCGTCAACACAAATCCCAAAATCATCTATGTCGGCGCGGCGAGCGGCGGCGTGTGGAAGTCGTCCGACGGTGGACTAACATTCAAGCCGGTGTTCGACAAACACACGCAATCCATCGGCGCGATTGCGATTGACCAGACGCGCCCGGATACAGTTTGGGTTGGGACGGGCGAAGGTTGGACGCGCAACTCGGTGTCGGTCGGGACGGGGCTTTACAAGACGACCGATGGCGGCGAGACGTGGACGCGCGTTGGGCTGGAAAAGACCGAGCGCATTGCCCGCATCGTCATTGATCCGCGCAAGTCGGATACGGTCTATGTCGCAGCGTTAGGGCCGCTCTGGGCGTCCGGCGAAGAGCGGGGTCTGTACAAAACGACCGACGGCGGCAAGACGTGGACGAAAATCCTCTACATCAACGCTGATACGGGCTGCGCCGACGTCGCCATTGACCCACAAGAGCCGGACATCCTCTACGCTGCGATGTGGCAGTTCCGGCGGCTGCCGTGGACGTTCACGTCCGGCGGCCCCGGCAGCGGCCTGCACAAGTCCACCGACGGCGGCAAGACATGGAAAAAACTCACGAAGGGGCTGCCGGAAGGCGAGTTGGGGCGGATCGCCGTCGCCGTCGCGCCGTCGCGCCCGAACACGGTCTATGCCAACGTGGAAAGCCGCAAAACGGCGCTCTACGTTTCAGACGATTTGGGCGAGAGTTGGACGAAAGTCAACGACGTCAACGCGAGCGTCAAATCGCGCCCGTTTTACTTCAGTCTGGTGGTGGTTGACCCCAAGCACTACCGGCGCGTGTATAAGCCTGCAACAACGCTGGCGCGCAGCGAAGACGGCGGCAAGACGTTTGAAGTCATCGCCGGCGGGACGCACAGCGACCACCACGCGCTCTGGATCAACCCCAACAACAGCGATCACTTGCTGCTCGGCACGGACGGCGGCGTGTATGAATCCAAAAACGGCGGTCGGACATTCCGCCTGCTGCGTTCCCTGCCGGTGTCGCAGTTTTACCACGTCGCAGCCGACAACGCGCGTCCCTACAACGTCTATGGCGGGTTGCAGGACAACGGGACCTGGATGGCTCCGTCGCACAAGCCGGGCGGCATCACCAACGCCGACTGGCAAAACATCGGCTTCGGCGACGGGTTCTGGGCTGTCCCCGATCCGACCGACGACAACCTTGTATACCTCGAATCCCAGGGTGGGAATCTCGCCCGTTGGCATCGGCGGACAGGCGAAACGAAGTTCATTGCGCCGCCGGAGCCGCCCGGCGAGAAGCTGCGG contains these protein-coding regions:
- a CDS encoding VOC family protein: MTPFHLAFPVTDLAATRRFYVDLLGCRVGRESDDWIDFDFWGHQITAHRVAGPLGVAGRNAVDGKTIPIPHFGVVLSWEAFHALAERLTQAQVTFIVPPYIRFAGQAGEQATMFFQDPSGNHLEFKAFRNTADLFAR